One genomic window of Halorhabdus sp. CBA1104 includes the following:
- the glpK gene encoding glycerol kinase GlpK: protein MTETYIGAIDQGTTGTRFMVFDHSGAVVSNAYQTHEQLYPEPGWVEHDPLEIWENTKDVVLDGLADADISPEQLEGIGITNQRETTIVWDEASGRPIHNAIVWQDRRTTDRIEELQEAEKVEWIRSKTGLEADAYFSATKTEWLLDNAEPLKLQSTRAEDVRDRAAAGELLMGTPDSWLIYNLTGNHITDVTNASRTMLFNIHDLEWDTELLEEFGVPEPMLPEVRPSSDENYYGHTDPDGFLGEAIPVAGALGDQQAALFGQTCFDEGDAKNTYGTGSFYLMNTGSEAVESEHGLLTTIGFQMSGEPVQYALEGSIFVTGAAIEWLEDVDLINNAAQTAELASSVDSTDGVYMVPAFTGLGAPHWDGRARGTIVGMTRGTRKEHIVRATLESIGYLTRDVAEAMEADSGVETTTLRVDGGAVKNNFLCQLQSDIIQTEIARPEVDETTALGSAYAAGLAVGYWETQEELRDNWQVDREFSPEVDTDESDQMYDRWDDAIERSLGWARDEEE from the coding sequence ATGACAGAAACGTACATCGGCGCGATCGATCAGGGAACGACCGGGACCCGGTTCATGGTCTTCGACCACAGTGGTGCAGTTGTTTCCAACGCGTACCAGACGCACGAACAGCTATATCCCGAACCTGGCTGGGTCGAACACGATCCACTCGAGATTTGGGAGAATACCAAGGATGTCGTCTTGGACGGGCTTGCGGACGCAGACATCTCGCCCGAGCAACTCGAGGGCATCGGGATTACCAACCAGCGTGAAACGACTATCGTCTGGGACGAGGCATCGGGCCGGCCAATCCACAACGCGATCGTCTGGCAGGACCGACGGACAACCGATCGCATAGAGGAACTACAGGAGGCCGAGAAAGTCGAGTGGATCCGTTCGAAGACAGGTCTCGAAGCCGACGCGTACTTCTCGGCGACGAAGACCGAATGGCTTCTCGACAACGCCGAGCCGCTCAAACTACAGAGTACGCGCGCAGAGGACGTTCGAGACCGGGCAGCAGCCGGTGAACTACTGATGGGCACGCCCGATTCGTGGCTCATCTACAATCTCACTGGCAATCACATTACCGACGTGACCAACGCGTCCCGGACGATGCTTTTCAACATCCACGACCTCGAGTGGGATACGGAACTCCTCGAGGAGTTTGGCGTCCCCGAGCCGATGTTGCCCGAGGTACGCCCCTCTTCGGACGAGAACTACTACGGGCACACGGATCCGGACGGCTTCCTCGGTGAGGCAATCCCCGTGGCGGGCGCGCTGGGCGACCAGCAGGCGGCCCTGTTCGGCCAGACTTGCTTCGACGAAGGCGACGCCAAGAACACCTACGGAACGGGCTCGTTCTACCTGATGAACACGGGTTCCGAAGCCGTCGAGTCCGAACATGGGCTCCTCACCACGATCGGTTTCCAGATGTCCGGCGAACCCGTCCAGTACGCACTGGAGGGGTCGATCTTCGTCACCGGCGCGGCCATCGAGTGGCTGGAGGATGTCGATCTGATCAATAACGCCGCCCAGACCGCCGAGCTTGCCAGCTCGGTCGACTCGACCGATGGCGTGTACATGGTCCCGGCCTTCACCGGCCTGGGAGCCCCCCACTGGGACGGGCGGGCTCGCGGGACGATCGTGGGGATGACCCGCGGGACGCGCAAGGAACACATTGTCCGGGCGACGCTGGAATCTATCGGCTACCTCACGCGGGACGTCGCCGAGGCGATGGAGGCGGACTCCGGCGTCGAGACCACGACGCTCCGGGTCGATGGCGGCGCGGTCAAGAACAACTTCCTTTGTCAACTCCAGAGCGACATCATCCAGACGGAGATCGCACGCCCCGAGGTCGACGAGACGACTGCGCTGGGCTCAGCCTACGCCGCCGGACTCGCCGTCGGCTACTGGGAGACACAAGAGGAACTCCGTGACAACTGGCAGGTCGACCGTGAGTTCTCCCCAGAGGTCGATACCGACGAGTCCGACCAGATGTACGATCGATGGGATGACGCCATCGAGCGCTCGCTCGGATGGGCACGAGACGAGGAGGAATAG
- the msrA gene encoding peptide-methionine (S)-S-oxide reductase MsrA: protein MATATFGGGCFWCTEAAMKELDGIESVTSGYAGGHVENPTYREVCSGDTGHAEVVQVEYDSAVISYDELLEVFFATHDPTQLNRQGPDVGTQYRSIVLYHDDDQRELAAAYIEALDAEYDEEVVTELTELDEFYRAEEKHQDYFEKNPTDAYCQMHAAPKVEKVRERFQALVADA, encoded by the coding sequence ATGGCAACAGCGACGTTCGGTGGCGGGTGTTTCTGGTGTACTGAAGCCGCGATGAAAGAACTGGACGGCATCGAGTCGGTCACGTCGGGCTATGCCGGCGGCCACGTCGAGAACCCGACCTACCGGGAAGTCTGTTCCGGTGACACCGGCCACGCCGAAGTTGTCCAGGTCGAATACGATTCTGCCGTGATCAGCTACGACGAGTTGCTGGAGGTGTTTTTCGCTACCCACGACCCCACGCAACTGAACCGGCAAGGGCCCGACGTGGGGACACAGTACCGCTCGATCGTCCTCTATCACGACGACGACCAACGGGAGCTGGCCGCCGCCTACATCGAGGCCTTAGACGCGGAATACGACGAGGAGGTCGTGACAGAACTCACCGAGTTGGACGAGTTCTATCGTGCAGAGGAGAAACACCAGGACTACTTCGAGAAGAACCCGACCGACGCCTACTGTCAGATGCACGCTGCACCGAAAGTCGAGAAGGTACGCGAACGATTCCAAGCGCTGGTCGCAGACGCCTGA
- the pyk gene encoding pyruvate kinase yields MRNAKIVCTLGPASESKEDIKDLAEAGMSVARLNASHGSPEHRRTMVERIREVDAELNKSVAVMHDIPGPEVRTAPIREPIELEGGTTVRFYKGEEATPEEVGLSVDISVVEPGDNVLLDDGRIETTVEKVEDGDVYAHVENGGELGARKGVNVPGVELSLPFPTEKDRTELQVAAEEEVDLVAASFVRDGDDVRKISEYLEQQGTEVPVISKIERKGAVENLDSIIEASYGVMVARGDLGVELPLEEVPLYQKRIIRKCNEAGVPVITATEMLDSMKDSRRPTRAEASDVANAIFDGTDAVMLSGETAIGDHPPRVVRTMGNIVEEVEQSGEFAQLRQQRVPTSDETRTDALAHAARTLSEDIDAEAIVAASESGYTALRVAKFRPPIPIIASTPSERVRRQLALSRGVYPTTAPYTTEGADAIIQNAVQSALETGIAENGDTVVVISGMMTELDGVDTSNMLKVHVAAETVSSGESIVDGLVTGEVVKSTDGDLSEVPEGAILALSESFDGEFAGDPGKLSGIIDGSDDRRGHAAVVGRELDLPTVSHMTVPDDLEDGSTVTLDAERGVLYKGPLGTLKDEN; encoded by the coding sequence ATGCGAAACGCCAAAATCGTCTGTACGCTCGGACCAGCATCGGAGTCGAAAGAAGACATCAAGGACCTGGCCGAGGCCGGCATGTCCGTCGCCCGGCTCAATGCCAGCCACGGCTCACCCGAACACCGACGGACGATGGTCGAACGGATCCGCGAGGTCGACGCGGAGCTCAATAAGTCCGTCGCCGTCATGCACGACATCCCAGGGCCGGAGGTCAGGACCGCCCCGATCCGGGAACCGATCGAACTGGAGGGCGGAACGACAGTTCGATTCTACAAAGGCGAGGAAGCCACACCCGAAGAAGTGGGGCTATCTGTCGATATTTCAGTCGTCGAACCGGGAGACAACGTGCTGCTGGACGACGGCCGCATCGAGACGACCGTCGAGAAAGTCGAGGACGGCGACGTCTACGCCCACGTCGAGAACGGCGGCGAACTCGGTGCACGCAAAGGCGTCAACGTCCCCGGTGTCGAACTCAGCTTGCCGTTCCCGACCGAGAAAGACCGGACCGAACTGCAGGTTGCCGCCGAGGAGGAAGTCGATCTGGTGGCAGCGAGTTTCGTCCGAGACGGCGACGACGTCAGGAAGATCAGCGAGTACCTCGAACAGCAGGGCACGGAAGTGCCAGTCATCTCGAAGATCGAACGGAAAGGCGCCGTCGAAAACCTGGATAGCATTATCGAGGCGTCCTACGGCGTGATGGTCGCCCGCGGGGACTTGGGTGTCGAGCTCCCCCTCGAAGAAGTCCCGCTGTACCAGAAGCGAATCATCCGAAAGTGCAACGAAGCGGGCGTCCCGGTCATCACGGCGACGGAGATGCTCGATTCGATGAAAGATTCCCGGCGTCCGACGCGAGCAGAAGCCTCCGACGTTGCCAACGCGATTTTCGACGGGACCGACGCAGTCATGCTCTCGGGCGAGACGGCGATCGGCGACCACCCGCCCCGCGTCGTCAGGACGATGGGCAATATTGTCGAAGAAGTCGAGCAGAGTGGGGAGTTCGCCCAACTCCGCCAACAGCGCGTCCCGACATCCGACGAGACGCGGACCGATGCGCTGGCACACGCCGCCCGAACGCTCTCTGAGGACATCGACGCCGAGGCGATCGTGGCAGCCAGCGAATCCGGCTACACGGCCCTTCGGGTCGCGAAGTTCAGGCCACCGATCCCGATTATCGCCTCGACGCCCAGCGAGCGGGTCCGGAGACAGCTCGCGCTCTCGCGTGGCGTGTACCCGACAACCGCACCGTACACCACCGAAGGAGCCGACGCGATCATCCAGAACGCGGTCCAGTCAGCACTCGAAACTGGCATCGCAGAGAACGGCGATACTGTCGTCGTCATCTCGGGGATGATGACCGAACTGGACGGTGTCGACACGTCGAACATGCTGAAGGTCCACGTCGCAGCCGAGACCGTCTCTTCCGGTGAGTCGATCGTCGACGGACTCGTCACCGGTGAAGTGGTCAAATCCACCGACGGCGATCTCAGTGAGGTCCCCGAGGGAGCGATTCTGGCACTGTCTGAGTCCTTCGATGGCGAATTCGCAGGCGATCCTGGCAAACTCAGCGGCATTATCGACGGCAGCGACGACCGGCGCGGCCACGCGGCTGTCGTCGGGCGCGAACTCGACCTCCCGACGGTCAGCCACATGACTGTCCCGGACGATCTGGAAGACGGATCGACGGTCACGCTCGACGCCGAGCGCGGCGTCCTGTATAAGGGTCCGCTGGGGACGCTCAAAGACGAAAACTGA
- a CDS encoding ROK family protein has protein sequence MAAYAGIDLGASYVRAVVGDETGDELGKHKRETPQGPTGIAVTEAVLETLKDACGDAGVEPSALEAVGMGTIGPLNLAEGEIENPANLPDTIDRIPLTGPISNLAETEAVYLHNDAIAGVIGERFHSERNPDDMVYLTISTGIGAGIACDGHILSGWDGNAGEVGHMTLDTEGRMGCGCGQDGHWEAYASGQNIPRYAREYYESGDWETDMPVMDADFTAPDLFAYAGEDEFADAFIDRLARFNAMGVANIVQAYAPLVIYIGGGVAENNPELVVDKIRQQLPEMVFGNIPEIKLTTLGDDVVLEGALASALTEGTGDRNQLPE, from the coding sequence ATGGCCGCGTATGCAGGGATCGACCTCGGTGCAAGTTACGTCCGTGCCGTCGTCGGCGACGAAACTGGCGACGAACTCGGAAAACACAAACGGGAAACACCGCAGGGGCCGACAGGCATCGCTGTCACGGAAGCGGTCCTGGAGACTCTCAAAGACGCCTGCGGGGACGCCGGCGTCGAGCCTTCGGCCCTCGAAGCGGTCGGCATGGGGACGATCGGTCCACTGAATCTCGCAGAAGGGGAAATCGAGAATCCGGCGAACCTGCCGGATACGATCGATCGGATCCCGCTGACCGGACCGATCAGTAACCTCGCCGAAACCGAGGCCGTCTACCTACACAACGACGCGATCGCCGGCGTGATCGGCGAGCGCTTCCACAGCGAGCGCAATCCCGACGACATGGTCTACCTGACGATCTCGACGGGGATCGGCGCCGGGATCGCCTGTGACGGACACATCCTCAGCGGCTGGGATGGCAACGCTGGCGAAGTCGGCCACATGACCCTGGACACCGAGGGTCGGATGGGCTGTGGCTGTGGCCAGGACGGCCACTGGGAAGCCTACGCCTCCGGACAGAACATCCCCCGGTACGCCCGAGAGTACTACGAGTCCGGCGACTGGGAAACGGACATGCCTGTCATGGACGCTGATTTCACCGCCCCGGATCTCTTTGCGTACGCGGGCGAAGACGAGTTCGCCGATGCATTTATCGATCGCCTGGCCCGGTTCAACGCGATGGGTGTCGCCAATATCGTCCAGGCCTACGCCCCGCTTGTCATCTACATCGGCGGTGGCGTCGCCGAGAACAACCCCGAGCTGGTCGTCGACAAGATTCGCCAGCAGTTACCCGAGATGGTATTCGGAAACATCCCCGAGATCAAACTCACGACCCTAGGCGACGACGTCGTTCTGGAGGGGGCACTCGCCAGCGCACTCACCGAGGGCACCGGCGACCGAAATCAACTCCCCGAGTAA
- the glpA gene encoding anaerobic glycerol-3-phosphate dehydrogenase subunit GlpA, which yields MTSTPHVVVVGGGSTGVGIARDAAMRGFDVTLLEKGNLTHGTTGRMHGLLHSGGRYAVSDQESARECIEENMILRDIATHCVEDTGGLFVKRPEDTEEYYREKLEGLRECSIPATELTAAEARAQEPYLAKDIEKAIEVPDAAIDPFRLCVANAKSAQNHGARIETFSEVTDLLVEDGEVVGVEVTHESGTGKHVHGVEGTVEEIRADHVVNAAGAWTGELAAMADLDVEVRPSKGVMTIMNVRQVDTVINRCKPKGDADIVVPHETTAILGTTDEEVSDPAQYPEEQWEVDLMIEELGKLVPILEEARTIRSFWGVRPLYEPPDTGTDDPTDITRQFFLLDHDERDGRPGLTTIVGGKLTTYRLMAEQLVDHLAEKCGVDTACRTAQEPLPGSEDAGAIEAAMNEFGLRSPVGKRSAERLGSRTEEVLDTDDPNPVVCGCEAVTRAEIRDAIDESGSNLNAVRIRTRASMGNCQGGFCAHRLANELYDEYDERQARTALDELYQERWKGQRHALWGEQLGQAMITYAMHATTMNRDHDPASEDQALDFGAFDTGPGVPGDADDAGPGEVATDGGGDHCGD from the coding sequence ATGACATCTACGCCACACGTGGTCGTCGTCGGTGGCGGTTCGACAGGTGTCGGGATCGCCCGCGACGCGGCGATGCGTGGGTTCGACGTAACTCTCCTCGAGAAGGGCAACCTCACCCACGGCACGACCGGCCGGATGCACGGGTTGTTGCACAGCGGTGGCCGATACGCTGTCTCCGATCAGGAGAGCGCACGCGAGTGTATCGAGGAGAACATGATCCTCCGGGACATCGCGACCCACTGCGTCGAAGATACCGGCGGCCTGTTCGTCAAACGCCCCGAAGACACCGAGGAGTACTATCGAGAGAAACTCGAGGGCTTACGGGAGTGTTCGATCCCGGCGACGGAACTGACGGCGGCCGAAGCACGGGCACAGGAACCGTATCTCGCGAAAGACATCGAGAAGGCGATCGAGGTACCCGACGCCGCGATCGATCCGTTCCGACTCTGTGTGGCCAACGCCAAGAGTGCTCAGAACCACGGCGCCCGCATCGAGACATTCTCGGAAGTAACCGACCTGCTAGTCGAGGACGGCGAAGTCGTCGGCGTCGAAGTCACCCACGAGAGTGGCACAGGCAAGCACGTCCACGGGGTCGAAGGGACCGTCGAGGAGATCCGAGCCGATCACGTCGTCAACGCGGCTGGGGCCTGGACGGGCGAGCTCGCGGCCATGGCGGATCTGGACGTGGAAGTCCGGCCCTCGAAAGGCGTCATGACGATCATGAACGTCCGGCAGGTCGACACCGTGATCAACCGGTGTAAGCCCAAGGGCGATGCCGATATCGTCGTCCCCCACGAGACGACGGCGATCCTCGGGACGACCGACGAGGAAGTCAGCGATCCCGCCCAGTACCCCGAAGAGCAGTGGGAAGTCGACCTGATGATCGAAGAACTCGGGAAACTCGTCCCGATCCTCGAAGAGGCACGAACCATCCGGTCGTTCTGGGGGGTGCGACCGTTGTACGAACCGCCCGACACCGGTACCGACGACCCGACGGACATCACTCGCCAGTTCTTCCTGCTCGATCACGACGAGCGCGACGGTCGACCGGGGCTGACGACCATCGTCGGTGGAAAGCTGACGACCTACCGCCTCATGGCCGAGCAACTGGTCGACCACCTCGCCGAGAAATGTGGGGTGGACACGGCCTGCCGGACAGCCCAAGAGCCACTTCCCGGAAGCGAAGACGCGGGTGCCATCGAGGCCGCGATGAACGAGTTCGGCCTGCGGTCGCCGGTCGGCAAGCGCAGCGCCGAACGCCTCGGCTCCCGGACCGAGGAGGTGCTGGACACCGACGATCCGAACCCGGTCGTCTGTGGCTGTGAGGCCGTGACGCGCGCCGAGATACGGGACGCAATCGACGAGTCCGGAAGTAACCTCAACGCGGTCCGAATCCGAACCCGGGCCTCGATGGGGAACTGCCAGGGCGGGTTCTGTGCCCACCGACTGGCGAACGAACTCTACGATGAATACGACGAACGACAGGCCCGGACGGCCTTGGACGAGCTCTACCAGGAACGCTGGAAGGGTCAACGCCACGCCCTCTGGGGTGAGCAACTCGGCCAGGCGATGATCACCTACGCCATGCACGCGACCACCATGAACCGCGACCACGACCCGGCGAGTGAAGACCAGGCCCTGGATTTCGGAGCGTTCGACACTGGCCCCGGCGTGCCGGGTGACGCCGACGACGCCGGGCCAGGTGAGGTCGCCACCGACGGCGGAGGTGATCACTGTGGCGATTGA
- a CDS encoding NAD(P)/FAD-dependent oxidoreductase, which produces MSEKAAHRRLIIAGSGIAGMTAAVYASRANNDPLVLEGDEPGGQLTLTTDVANYPGFPDGINGTELVNRMKEQATNFGADVENGIVESIDDDARPFRVELTDGTVYTCDAFIAASGASARTLGIPGEDELMGYGVSTCATCDGAFFRDEDMLVVGGGDAAMEEASFLTKFADTVYLAHRREEFRAEDYWVDRIMEHVDAGDVEIMRNTEAVEIHGSREDGIDGVSLVRHPDGHPKDKLDSDRADEVEHFEQDVGAVFLAIGHTPNTDYLADTDVELDETGYIHTQGGRDGGQTETAVPGIFGAGDVVDHHYQQAITAGGMGSKAALDADDYLDDEAEAAAAEASVAETDD; this is translated from the coding sequence ATGTCTGAGAAAGCTGCACACCGCCGGTTGATCATCGCCGGCTCGGGTATCGCCGGTATGACGGCGGCCGTCTATGCCAGTCGCGCGAACAACGATCCATTGGTCTTGGAGGGTGACGAACCGGGTGGCCAGTTGACGCTGACGACCGACGTCGCCAACTACCCCGGCTTCCCCGACGGGATCAACGGTACCGAGCTAGTCAACCGCATGAAAGAACAGGCGACGAACTTCGGGGCCGACGTCGAGAACGGCATCGTCGAGTCGATCGACGACGATGCCCGCCCGTTCCGCGTCGAACTGACGGACGGCACTGTCTACACCTGTGACGCCTTCATCGCCGCCAGCGGTGCGAGCGCGCGCACGCTTGGCATCCCCGGCGAGGACGAACTCATGGGCTATGGCGTTTCGACGTGTGCGACCTGCGACGGCGCGTTCTTCCGCGACGAGGACATGCTCGTCGTCGGCGGCGGGGACGCCGCCATGGAAGAGGCTTCCTTCCTCACGAAGTTCGCCGACACGGTGTACTTGGCTCACCGTCGCGAGGAGTTCCGCGCCGAGGATTACTGGGTCGACCGCATCATGGAACACGTCGATGCTGGTGACGTCGAGATCATGCGCAACACGGAAGCCGTCGAGATCCACGGGTCCCGTGAGGACGGCATCGACGGCGTCTCGCTGGTCCGCCACCCCGACGGGCATCCAAAAGACAAACTCGATTCCGACCGCGCCGACGAGGTCGAACACTTCGAGCAAGATGTCGGTGCTGTCTTCCTTGCCATCGGGCACACGCCAAACACCGACTACCTAGCAGACACCGACGTCGAACTCGACGAGACGGGCTACATCCACACACAAGGTGGCCGCGACGGTGGCCAGACCGAGACGGCCGTCCCGGGCATCTTCGGCGCAGGCGATGTCGTCGATCATCACTATCAGCAGGCGATCACCGCCGGCGGGATGGGCTCGAAGGCTGCCCTCGATGCCGACGACTATCTCGATGACGAAGCCGAAGCCGCCGCTGCTGAGGCCAGCGTGGCCGAAACTGACGACTGA
- a CDS encoding universal stress protein has product MTLETVLLAVGPKDSDRADELAEAVVEVAGPSDATVDLVHVFTPSEFDDVVDRLDFDEQATADPSEVARRHGTIKELTNVLDSAGIEYDIRGRKGDHATEIVDHAAEIGADRIVVGGSKRSPSGKAVFGSVAQDIMLDASCPVTFVKGE; this is encoded by the coding sequence ATGACGCTCGAAACCGTTCTACTGGCCGTCGGGCCGAAAGATAGCGATCGTGCCGATGAACTCGCCGAAGCCGTCGTCGAAGTCGCCGGGCCGAGTGATGCGACCGTCGACCTCGTTCACGTGTTCACGCCGAGTGAGTTCGACGACGTGGTCGATCGGCTCGACTTCGATGAGCAAGCGACGGCCGACCCCTCCGAGGTCGCCCGTCGCCACGGAACGATAAAAGAACTGACAAACGTCCTCGACTCGGCGGGCATCGAGTACGATATCCGCGGCCGAAAGGGCGATCACGCGACCGAGATTGTCGACCACGCGGCCGAGATCGGGGCCGATCGGATCGTCGTCGGCGGAAGCAAACGCTCGCCCAGTGGGAAAGCAGTGTTTGGCAGCGTCGCTCAGGACATCATGCTCGATGCGTCCTGTCCGGTCACGTTCGTCAAAGGCGAGTAA
- a CDS encoding anaerobic glycerol-3-phosphate dehydrogenase subunit C: protein MSDAEQPDDGTAPIESTDDRGEYEPTEVFPRSEEMDLRSGADNCTKVGACDAECPVAEVDDDFAGPQFQGPEQWRLATKGDTELDDSLTKCSNCLRCDTGCPSGVPLGQMHNTARGKYVQEDQSLSIKKIRNRILANYRTSAWLASKLPRTSNFMMNFGPVRWVMEKALKIPSEREFPAFATETFREWWEERGGETASKKRAQEARAERGGPTVHNEDKRVAYFHGCYSNYNTTQVAKAMVRTYESLGYEITVPKQKCSGTPMFANGRLDDARRHAKVNVEHLGNAIEEGYDIVCTCSSCSLALRQEYPELFDLDGIHEVAAHTYDALEYLRIHEDLDSKLEDASVEGFPDVAYHAPCHSRNQGLARQALELFESVDGIEVTDVGDSCSGISGTYGWKSEKYETSMEIGEEMFEHMEDADAEHGMTECPTCAMQMEHGTGYDIKHPIEVLDAALQ from the coding sequence ATGAGTGATGCAGAACAACCCGACGACGGGACAGCGCCGATCGAATCGACAGACGACCGCGGCGAGTACGAACCGACCGAGGTCTTCCCGCGTAGCGAGGAGATGGATCTACGCTCCGGGGCAGACAACTGCACGAAAGTCGGCGCCTGCGACGCCGAGTGCCCCGTCGCAGAAGTCGACGACGACTTCGCTGGACCACAGTTCCAGGGGCCCGAACAGTGGCGTCTCGCTACGAAAGGCGACACCGAACTCGACGACTCGCTGACGAAGTGTTCCAACTGCCTCCGGTGTGACACTGGCTGTCCGTCGGGCGTCCCGCTGGGACAGATGCACAACACCGCCCGCGGCAAGTACGTCCAGGAAGACCAGTCCCTCTCGATCAAGAAGATCCGCAACCGCATCCTCGCCAACTACCGAACCTCGGCCTGGCTGGCCTCGAAACTACCCAGAACGTCGAACTTCATGATGAACTTCGGCCCCGTCCGCTGGGTGATGGAGAAAGCCCTGAAGATTCCGAGCGAGCGGGAGTTTCCCGCCTTTGCGACCGAGACCTTCAGAGAGTGGTGGGAAGAGCGAGGCGGTGAAACCGCCTCGAAGAAGCGAGCGCAGGAGGCGCGAGCAGAGCGAGGCGGCCCAACGGTTCACAACGAAGACAAACGGGTGGCGTACTTCCACGGCTGTTACTCGAATTACAACACCACCCAGGTCGCAAAGGCAATGGTCCGGACCTACGAGTCTCTGGGCTACGAGATCACCGTCCCGAAACAGAAGTGTTCGGGGACGCCGATGTTCGCCAATGGCCGACTGGACGACGCCCGACGCCACGCGAAAGTCAACGTCGAGCACCTCGGGAACGCGATCGAGGAGGGCTACGACATCGTCTGTACGTGTTCGTCGTGTTCGCTAGCGCTCCGGCAGGAGTACCCAGAACTGTTCGATCTGGACGGCATTCACGAAGTGGCTGCCCACACCTACGACGCCCTGGAGTACCTCCGCATCCACGAAGATCTCGATTCGAAACTCGAAGACGCGAGCGTCGAGGGCTTCCCGGACGTCGCCTACCACGCCCCCTGTCACTCACGTAACCAGGGCCTGGCTCGACAAGCACTGGAGTTGTTCGAGTCGGTCGATGGCATCGAGGTGACCGACGTCGGCGACTCCTGTTCGGGGATCTCGGGCACCTATGGCTGGAAGAGCGAAAAGTACGAGACGTCGATGGAGATCGGCGAGGAAATGTTCGAACACATGGAGGACGCCGACGCCGAACACGGCATGACCGAGTGTCCGACCTGTGCGATGCAGATGGAACACGGGACCGGCTACGACATCAAACACCCGATCGAAGTGCTCGATGCGGCCCTCCAGTGA
- the glpB gene encoding glycerol-3-phosphate dehydrogenase subunit GlpB: MAIEQDVLVIGGGIAGLSTALGAAREGADVRLLSESETTLRHASGLLDVMGYTPDGDGPLVDPFDAIGELPARHPYATVGESAVRDGLAMVDDILGETYRGEHTDDNALVPTYGGTIKPTARYPDSVAPGLASDDRAMLLVGFERVTAFDAATAAAHLDNTGLPAETSAATVEFPVIVRDDAKVTRYAHLLDENPELTHEGRTVTVREAVAEAVKPHCESVERVGFPAVLGEDHPNAVRRELTERLDTRVFELPMGPPSLLGKRLESRLYGALDEAGGHFEIGSPVVDAETDDGVVSSVFLDRSGQKIPYAAEQFVLATGGVAGQGIEADREAVAEPLFGCHVPHPTDRYEWFDEAAFGDHPFARFGVAVDEQLRPTDADGTAEFPNLRAAGAVIEGYDYAAEKSGSGVSIATGYEAGRRAATEV, translated from the coding sequence GTGGCGATTGAGCAAGACGTCCTCGTCATCGGCGGCGGCATTGCCGGCCTCTCGACGGCCCTCGGGGCGGCCCGTGAGGGGGCCGACGTCCGCCTGCTCAGCGAGTCCGAAACCACCCTCAGACACGCCAGCGGACTCCTCGACGTCATGGGATACACACCGGACGGCGACGGACCGCTCGTCGATCCGTTCGACGCGATAGGGGAATTGCCGGCCCGGCATCCGTACGCGACCGTCGGCGAGTCGGCGGTCCGTGACGGGCTGGCGATGGTCGACGACATCCTGGGTGAGACGTACCGGGGCGAGCATACTGACGACAACGCCCTCGTCCCGACCTACGGCGGCACGATCAAACCGACGGCCCGGTATCCGGACAGCGTCGCGCCGGGGCTGGCCAGCGACGATCGGGCGATGCTGCTGGTCGGGTTCGAGCGGGTGACCGCCTTCGACGCAGCCACGGCCGCGGCCCACCTCGATAACACGGGCCTTCCGGCCGAAACGAGCGCGGCGACGGTCGAGTTCCCCGTAATCGTCAGAGATGACGCGAAAGTGACGCGTTACGCCCATCTTCTCGACGAGAACCCCGAACTCACCCACGAAGGACGAACTGTAACAGTCCGCGAGGCAGTGGCCGAGGCGGTCAAACCACACTGTGAGAGCGTCGAGCGGGTCGGCTTCCCGGCCGTGCTGGGTGAGGACCACCCTAACGCAGTACGACGAGAATTGACCGAGCGTCTGGATACTCGCGTGTTCGAACTCCCGATGGGGCCGCCGAGCCTCCTGGGAAAGCGCCTCGAATCGCGACTGTATGGCGCCCTGGACGAAGCCGGTGGCCACTTCGAGATCGGCAGTCCGGTGGTAGACGCCGAGACCGACGACGGCGTAGTCTCTTCGGTCTTCCTGGACCGCTCCGGACAGAAGATCCCCTACGCGGCCGAGCAGTTCGTCCTCGCGACCGGAGGGGTCGCCGGCCAGGGGATCGAAGCCGACCGTGAAGCGGTCGCCGAGCCGCTGTTTGGCTGTCACGTCCCGCACCCGACAGATCGCTACGAGTGGTTCGACGAAGCAGCGTTCGGCGATCACCCCTTCGCCCGGTTTGGCGTCGCCGTCGACGAGCAGCTTCGCCCAACCGACGCCGACGGGACAGCGGAGTTTCCGAATCTGCGGGCCGCTGGCGCGGTGATCGAGGGGTACGATTACGCGGCCGAGAAGTCCGGCAGCGGCGTCTCGATCGCAACGGGCTACGAGGCCGGTCGACGTGCGGCAACGGAGGTCTAA